One window of the Candidatus Binataceae bacterium genome contains the following:
- a CDS encoding rhodanese-like domain-containing protein: MAEVGELEPAELKRRLDRGDAITVLDVREHEELRIAALPGAVHIPMGEIPSRLTELDPDVELVVVCHHGMRSAQVAQYLARTGFERVSNLSGGIDEWSATVDPATPRY, from the coding sequence ATGGCTGAAGTAGGCGAACTGGAACCCGCAGAACTCAAGCGCCGGCTCGATCGCGGCGACGCGATCACGGTGCTCGACGTGCGCGAACACGAGGAGCTCCGCATCGCCGCTCTGCCCGGGGCGGTACATATTCCGATGGGCGAAATCCCGTCACGGCTGACCGAGCTCGACCCCGACGTCGAATTGGTCGTCGTATGCCATCACGGGATGCGTAGTGCGCAGGTCGCGCAGTATCTGGCGCGCACCGGCTTCGAGCGCGTGTCGAACCTGAGCGGTGGCATCGACGAATGGTCGGCGACGGTCGATCCCGCTACGCCGCGCTACTGA